A section of the Gloeomargarita sp. SRBZ-1_bins_9 genome encodes:
- a CDS encoding iron uptake porin produces FAAELALLRGRVDTLEARTATLEAQQFSTTTKLTGQVIFGVQGAFGADRRAVPRGEPRSRQGLRDAVTFGYRVNLTFNTSFTGKDLLTTNLQIDDVPLGAVGGTTAFEATGTNSASVSYGFLNGGSAGQVNLDTLTYEFPVLGDRGRITIAALGGAIYDQVDTLSPLDDDGQGALSAFGLRNPIYNQNGGAGVGASFSVNLLEDRLNFTIGYLASGDGGQGAYSPDNGLFGSSYVAYAQVTGYPSENLGLSAVYIRGYSDPNVVPLNLGGLVGNQSVDRLTANARLSADNAGFQFKWQPLRNFVLGGWFGATWFRDEAPRLTATGTALNYALVFAFPDVGTKGSQAQLVVGAPPYLSTSRGLVANGYVNRRSDDVPILVEASYRFKFSENISITPGVFAIFNPEGNRDNPTVLVGAIRTTFSF; encoded by the coding sequence AGTTTGCGGCGGAGTTGGCCCTGCTGCGGGGGCGGGTGGATACCCTAGAAGCGCGCACGGCCACGTTGGAGGCGCAGCAGTTTTCCACGACGACCAAGCTGACGGGGCAGGTGATTTTTGGGGTGCAAGGGGCGTTTGGGGCCGACCGGCGGGCGGTGCCTAGGGGTGAACCCCGTAGTCGGCAGGGTCTGCGGGATGCGGTGACGTTTGGTTACCGGGTGAATTTGACGTTCAACACCAGCTTTACGGGGAAGGATTTGTTGACGACCAATCTCCAGATTGACGATGTGCCCTTGGGGGCGGTGGGCGGGACCACGGCCTTCGAGGCAACCGGGACCAACAGCGCCAGTGTGAGCTATGGGTTTCTCAACGGGGGGTCGGCGGGCCAGGTGAATCTAGACACCTTGACCTACGAGTTCCCGGTGTTGGGGGACAGGGGACGGATTACCATTGCGGCGCTGGGGGGTGCTATCTACGACCAGGTGGATACTCTGAGTCCCCTGGATGACGATGGTCAAGGGGCGCTTTCGGCCTTTGGGTTGCGCAATCCCATTTACAACCAAAACGGCGGCGCCGGGGTGGGAGCGTCCTTCAGCGTCAATTTGCTTGAGGACAGGCTGAATTTCACCATAGGGTACTTGGCCAGTGGGGATGGGGGCCAGGGGGCCTATTCGCCGGATAATGGTCTGTTTGGGTCGTCCTATGTGGCCTATGCCCAGGTGACCGGTTACCCCTCGGAGAATTTGGGTTTGAGCGCTGTTTATATCCGGGGTTACAGTGACCCGAACGTGGTGCCGTTGAATTTGGGGGGTCTGGTGGGGAATCAGTCGGTGGACCGGCTGACCGCAAACGCCCGGCTGAGTGCGGACAATGCGGGTTTTCAGTTCAAGTGGCAACCCCTGCGCAATTTCGTGCTCGGCGGTTGGTTCGGGGCAACGTGGTTCCGGGACGAGGCGCCTAGATTGACTGCCACGGGTACCGCTTTGAATTACGCTTTGGTATTTGCTTTCCCAGATGTGGGGACCAAGGGGAGTCAGGCCCAGCTGGTGGTGGGGGCGCCGCCTTATCTCTCGACCAGCCGGGGGTTGGTGGCGAATGGTTATGTGAATCGCCGCAGCGATGATGTGCCGATTCTGGTGGAGGCGTCCTATCGCTTCAAATTCTCGGAAAACATCAGCATCACGCCGGGGGTGTTTGCCATCTTTAATCCGGAAGGCAACCGGGACAACCCAACGGTGCTGGTGGGGGCGATTCGCACGACCTTTAGCTTCTAG
- a CDS encoding ChaB family protein yields MTSAYAQPPEKCVSATFKRQEALHEAVQRLLDRGVPRDRISIIGRNFQTEARITGFLTRKDVILDGLATGAIYGSLFGSVLSLLTGVGVLFIPFVGTVVAAGPLAAALLGATTGAIYGALGAGLGSALISLGMPQDKAAIYQTRVQAGEFLLVVEVPAEKSGEIFLLLQSAGGEEVAITDMQIPKEGEGKLASKDQIAPEMKADLSEEAQQTFVEAYNQALDEHPEPQNALLWAWERIKHLFDRDDRGVFSKRKSQ; encoded by the coding sequence ATGACCTCAGCCTACGCCCAGCCCCCGGAAAAATGTGTATCGGCCACGTTTAAGCGCCAGGAGGCCCTCCACGAGGCGGTGCAACGGTTACTAGACCGCGGGGTGCCCCGTGACCGGATTTCCATCATCGGGCGGAATTTCCAGACCGAAGCGCGGATTACAGGTTTTCTGACCCGCAAGGATGTGATCCTGGACGGGTTGGCTACCGGGGCGATTTACGGTTCCCTGTTCGGTTCGGTGCTCAGCCTGCTGACGGGTGTCGGGGTGTTGTTTATTCCTTTTGTGGGGACGGTGGTGGCGGCTGGACCTTTGGCAGCGGCTTTGCTGGGGGCAACCACCGGTGCGATTTACGGGGCGCTGGGGGCGGGTCTGGGCTCGGCTTTGATTTCCCTGGGCATGCCCCAAGATAAGGCGGCGATTTACCAAACGCGGGTGCAGGCGGGGGAGTTTCTGTTGGTGGTGGAAGTGCCGGCGGAAAAAAGCGGGGAAATTTTCCTGCTGTTGCAGAGCGCTGGTGGGGAAGAGGTGGCCATTACGGATATGCAAATTCCCAAGGAAGGGGAAGGGAAATTGGCCAGTAAAGACCAGATTGCGCCGGAGATGAAAGCAGATTTGTCCGAAGAAGCCCAGCAGACGTTTGTCGAGGCCTATAACCAAGCGTTAGATGAGCATCCCGAACCCCAGAACGCCCTGCTGTGGGCCTGGGAGCGGATTAAACATCTATTTGACCGGGACGATCGGGGGGTATTTTCTAAGCGTAAGTCCCAGTGA